The DNA window AAAAAGGTGTGATGTTCGAGCTTCTAAGATTAGTATGCAGTAGTTGACCGGGTACGATGCGACATATCATTTGCTGGACCATTAGGCTTAAATTTTGTCGAAAGCCCGTGGCTGCATTACTATCTTCTGGTCAGACAAATCATATGTTGCTCAAGACAAAAAGGCAGGACTTTCAACGTTATAGTTTTAGTGTGAGAACCATATCTTATTCCTTGTCATTGTTGACTAGTAATTCGCTAACAATATGCTTGTGATtagaaatatgaattataaacttTGTCTAGTGTACATAAACTTTATATtaataagaattttatcaaaataaagacTTAATTAACCAAAATGCTCTTCAGTATTTcgttaaaaatatctttgtacACTTGTTTCTCGATGCATTATTTTGAATAGTGATAAATGCgatgtaataaaataatgtatttcaatatttattctgAGATTATTTTGTTCGATTCGGGATTTTTTTTAGTGGACCTTATTAGGGCGTGCCTCAAATTTAAGCGGAAAATTCCGCGTTGTGTGGCTCCTATTTATCTTAGCAGCCAGCTGTCATCTATTTATATTTTACGAGAATAAACTGCCGCACTGTATGTATCTCCTTGAAAAATAtgacatgcatttaaaatttaaaatctacatcctttttgtaaagataaatttattacTAATACACTCTGTGGTTTGATGAATACATCCGCAAGTGAAAAACTTTTGTCGGGAAGGTTACGTCtgtgaaaacattatttaagaATGTCACtgcatttattttcatataaccTATGAgcttcattatattttaataagacgcagaaaataacaaaatgaattaaatcttgtatatttattaaaaccAGAAATATGCTCAACTGAAACGTACAATTTCTAGAACAGCAAAATTTATggacaaaaaattaatatacaattaaaatgcATAATATTTCCGAACCAGCGGTAAATCTTTGGACGAGTTTAagcaaaatatgaataaaaacatgagAAAAACTTGAGTACCAGCCTCAAAGACAAAGGGACCAGCCCTTAACCGTCTTATTGAcgttaaagaaaaatgttagtGATCAGTCAAGAAAATTGACAAGCGATTCCTTGTAAGATttctatcaaaatcaaaaacaaattctCCATCTTAATTTTCATTAACGACCAGCGTTAACGAGGGGGTGATAGAATGAGGGTGATGATGACATAGATAATTGATAACTTCAAAAATCTACACAATAAAATGAAGGTACAAGTACCGATCTAAAAATACAATATcgtttggaaaaaatatatagatgttTGATAACTTCAAAATCTACACATTTAAAAGACAGCGAGACCAGCCCAACAATCTTGTACAAACGAGAAAGTACACTTAATAGTACGGTACAAAAACACATGCAAAAGTACAATTGTATCAAAGATATAAAAGTGTCCGGTTCCAGCCAGTGGAACTTTGCACAAATTTGTCCAAgcatatttatttacacaatCTAAAACTCGAacgaaaaatgtttgaattccGGCCAGCGGAATGGTCAAGTCCTATGGCTACCTCCGGTCCTGCGGATCGCATGGAAATGACGAAATAGTAGAAGGAAAATGGCAATATGCCATACGGAAAGAAAATCGTAAGTCGGAACTTACACAACGGCCTACTGGGAGTCTTCGGTGAAATCCTGCATacctgtaatttttaaaaatataaaaaaattaaaatattgaagaaCACATTGTTTGTTGTTTGTACAGCGAAAAATATCGGGGGAAATTTACTGGGTAAGATGCTCAAGTATAACTTACCACTTGGCGTGCAAGAAGAAATGAGTTGTTTGAGTTGATACAACTCAGGTTCCGGATGAACGTCTGGGGTCATCCTGAAAGCCGGGTGATTTGGCGGCGTGGACGTCATTGACAGGTCCATCTTTACCGACTCCAAATCCCAGCAGTCAGTCTCCAGTACGTCATCCAATGAATCGCTTTCAAAGCCCGATTCCGGTGTGAGGGCAAACGATGAGAAGTCATCGCTGTTGAACTTGTCGTCTGCTGCGCTGATTGTGCTGTAGGGAGATGATGGAGATGGGGAGTTCTCGAAACTCATCACTTGCTGATCATCGCTTCGAGATTCCACCTTGACCTGCACTGTCTCATCTTTTGGTTTCTCTGTGAACTGTAGGAATTCTTCAATATCGAAGTCATTCGTCAGAGGTTCATGGTTTTCTTTGCAGGCTTCGTGTTCGATGGGCTCTTCTTTGATGGTTATTTTCTCCCTCGCAATCTTCTGAAGCAGTAGGATTTCTTCTTCTCTCGTCAGCGAAACATTGTCTATTTCGTTGAAAAACGAATCAACGTAATCAACGTCAAGGCTTGGCAAGAGTTTTCGCTGCTCGCCATTTGGATTCATAGAAGCATTTGGATTTAGTTGTCTTTGCTTTAAAGCACAAAGATGTTTTGCGATGAGCAATGGATCTATAAGTTTGGTCTCTTTTACTGTGCGCACGGGCTCACATTTCTTTGGTGGTTCTGGGGATGAAACCGGTGAAGGCTCGGGCGTAAGATAACATGGTGGGATACTGACATCAGGAACAACTTGCTCTAATCGTTTCTCTTCGTACATTGGTTTCGGTGAGAAAACATCAGGCATGTAACTTTTCTCCTTTGGCGACATCATCACGGTGGATAGGTTATGGGCGTACATGACCTGCATGGGCCCCTGTCCTATTCCGCGATGATCTCCTCCTCCAACGTGAGGACCAAAGGTGTTCCTGTAGAGGTTACTTTCAAATGATGGTGGCAGTGGGGTGGTGTCTTGTGGTGGAGAGAATGTGTTTCTGTGCGCAAGACCATTGACCATGCGTGGAACTTTGACGGGtggtttacatgtataattttcttGGATCTTCCTCTTGAGGGCTTTGAGTGTATCGGTGTGACCCTGGCGTCCGACGTTTGGCTGGTACCCATTTTTCATAAACATAGTGGATTGGTTTGCTGCAACAGGGTTTTGCATATAAGGTGCCGTTTGCGCTGTGAGCGCGTTATCGAAAGGCTGCTGACGAGAGAAGAAGGGCGGAGGGAGAATACCAGAAGATGGGGACATGACATTTTCCATTGCTGGTGTAATGGGAGCACAAAAAGCAGTACCAAAGAAGAAGTCGGGAGATCGGGCAGCGTAAAGGGCGAACAGTTGGCCCTGGACTTTGAATTGGTAGGCTTCCTTCTCGCTGAAACAAAATAACAGAAGCTCTAAATTTATGCACACAAAACCTATGAAAATGAAGcatcaaatcttatttatagTGCATGTTTACTTTAACTACGTAAGCATTTACCTAATGACTTGGTTAATGCACAGAATTACTGGATCATCGCTGTTTGACAATAAGGCTTGGCGAACATGCATAACGATGTTGACCCAAATAATTTCGCCCGATGCTGTAATCATGCGAACAGTCATCATGCATCCCATCTCATGTCGAGACTTGATCACTGCAAAAGAAATTCCGAAgtgttatttttatcaaaactgCATACCAACATGAAACAAAGGAATGCAATTATTGAAACggaaaatatttctgaagttaaaaaaaaataatcttacaTTGCACATGTTTCTCTCGGGCTTCATAAATGTCTTCGGGATGCAGATAAGAGTACCAAGATTTGCTGCAGATGTCTTCATTTTTAACCCCAAGATGATACTCCCCGTTCTCAGTTAGCTCGATGAAATTCATATCGAGCTGATGCACGCTCTTAAAAACCATGGTGTTGTTCTGAATAAGGCTTTCCTTAATGTCGGGAGTTATAAGAGGAGAACAGAGCGCCATGAACACTTGTTGCTCTGTACCCGGTTCCTGTCCTGGCACAGTTGCAAAGTGTCCTTTTACATGCATCACCTACGAGAAAAAAAACAGAGaacatgaaattatttattcccACGATCTTTTTCTTCATAACATATGTTCTTTCTCAAATAATGCGGCACTCCAACCTTCTAATCTAATCAGAAGCACATGTTACGATTTACGTCTTCTGATGTTCAGACGTCCCATATCCAACTTAATTACACAACTTGAGTGTCGctacattttcttaaaatgttacTCTTTGCTTTCAAGTGTTCAACAGGTGCGCGTATGTAAATGTGGTGTGTATTAGTCATCTTGACTTCTTcgggggtttttttcttttcgttTTTTAACTGTTTCACCTTTGTGGTTTAATATTACCTGCGGGCATTACCGGAGATAAAAAGAGAATACGTCATCTCTGTCATAGTTATTAATCCGGgcagaataatttttttcacaagagTAAGATGAAATGTATGATAATGAGTGTTCAGTGGTCCGCGAAATTCGCCATAAACTCTATGACACGGAACATTTGTAACCGGAAACTATCATTAATCATATGGATCCATCTATCTGTCCTCTCCCTCGGGCAATACGTTGGCAGACGTCCAGAAATATGTCATACTTTTATTTTCTCTCGAGCAACTTTATAAATACTGtagatattttatatcaaaattgttGCCATAaggatttacattttttaatgcagcaaacttaataaaaaataaaaatcgatACAATATGTGCAAAACGCGCATTCGTATTGCACTCTACACATTAACAGTAGATCTCCTTTACGTCTGAAGTGGCGGGctataaaattacaataaacgGGCTCTTTGAGGGGGTTTTATTGTGTGTGACCCACTCAGTTGCGCTTCGATCGATAACTGTTATACTAGATTGCTTCCAATGTTTTACATGGCAGTTTGCCAGATCTTTGTGAAACAGGTAACAGTTTAAGGGAGATAAAGTGAAGAGGACATCCGGCTTTGTCCCCAATAGACGTCATCAGTCTAACAGGAAAACTCTCCAGGCGCATTAGTGAAACCAAACACCGGCTCGGGAGAGCTATAGAGTGTGTTTAGAAATAAACTGAACTAAGATATTTACCTTGACGTCGCCGAAGCCAGCTTGTCGCTTGAGTGTTCTGGACATGTTCATTCTACAGAAGAAGGCCACCTCTTTATCCGGATCAACTTCTCCGGCGCCGTGTAAAAGCTGGGCGCGAACGGTCCCATGGTCGCGTTTGTCAACGATGTCAAATAGACTGTCTCCTTGAGTCTTCATGTCGACCTTCAAAatcaatacaatgtatttaatccgattgtttttaatatactttaaaaaCTCAATACTTTTGATTAAGGTTTCGCTGaactaattgtttatgtaatgtACCCACCATTGAATGACCCAAATATTCAGTAACATTCTCCGAAATGTACACCAGTTTTCCTTCACGTGTGGTAACAAGCAAAAACCCAGTCAAAgactaaaaaagaaattaaatatgcATTAAAATGTATTACTTCTTTTTAAAGGGAATTCAGTTACGCCATTAAACAGTGGTGGGCGAAGGaatgttacaaaaaaaaactattgaagTAGTCTGTTTCTAATTCACTTCTCATAATTTAAAACGAATTTTATTGctgtgtaatattttgaaaacgtCTATCGTTTCCTCTCATATCTGTATGACCTGTTACCGCTGACGTCAATCTAGACTAAATATAGACATTCGCCGTTGTGTTGCGATGAAGGTAAAAGGGACATGTTTATTGTGAGCCTACACACATAACATGCTAACTGAAGTCATTATACAGAGTACTTAATCAAATCTTTCGCTTGTACTCTGTCTGCTGTCTTAGACAGTGCTTCGATGAGCCATTAAAATTCACCGCCTCGGGctaatatcatatatcactCAACgaagcgaaaaaaaaaattgacctttaAGCTCTATGACGTAAATGCTGGAATCTATTATTCTAACAGGTAGGTTAAATACCAACTGTAGAGAATCCCATTTAATACGTACATACAAGACGTAATAATGTAAGCTTAAGATTGAATTACCTGTGAAAAATCGCATGGTGAATCCGATGAGGTCCCGGGTGTGGCATTAAATACTGAAAATAAACAGATGACTGTGTCAGTAGAAGTTAAGAGGCTTTCGTCATCGTCTGATAAAAATTTAACCCGGTGAATAGACATTTTGATAAAcaccaacacacacacacaaatcaaaaaaatatatataatttgtcaAAAACTTACGTTTTTGTAAGATATTACATTTCCGGATAAAAACACAACTGAGGGACATGATTTGTAACTGAGAGAGGCGTTGTCTGGCGCTCTCAGGGAGGGGCAACAGATCTCGCAGGGTTCCGATCTCATTGTTAATTTGGTCGCGGCGTTGTTTGGATGCGCCCTTGTTCGATCTGAAAGAACgaagaatttttttatcttcaatGGCGGAATTTTCCGTTTTGACTACCCACTCACAAAAATACACGGCAAGTATAGTGGACATCCATCCTAGAATCAGTCACTAAAACACAACACCAAATACCTACCTTTCTAGGTCCAAAAGAGCCAGCTCTTCGACAGGACTGGGAGCCATTTTGACTAATTACTCATAAAAGCATACACTTATTCCCAATGTAAAAGCGGACCAGCCGCTCTTTAAAACGCACCACTCTATCAAATGACCTACAAACGGAGGTTCAGGGCATATAAAGCGCATATACGTCACTCACTGTTTCTATTGGTTGATTCAGTCACGtggggcttttttttttatattctacgtaggtatattattatatattaaatatcgATTTGAAATACCGCTAAGATTGAAATGGAATTGACATCAAAGTGGTTATCAAAAACGTATCAAATTATAAAGAGTATTCTGTTCTTTTCAAAAAAGTCAGCTTAAAAGAATGTCTTTTCAACACACATATTTTCGAGGGCCCAGTGAGcgtaaaaattttttttataataactttgCGTACATTTAAGAAGAAATTATATGTAGCGAAATGTAACGCGGAATGACGTTTATACAGTTCTCCATCGTTCTGTTGCATCCTCGTTAGTTAAACATTATGTCAAACTTGCTACTGGACACGCCTATAAATTATATTAACAATTTCCATTAATTACACTTCAATCCGCGACTTGAATTAACAGTTTACATGGATATGAGTAGAGTACCAATGTATCCAAAATTGTTATAACTGTACGATATGAACTTTTAATATTAGTTGGCATTCCAGGTTGTTggtgggttgtttttttttactttttaaaaatttgtttttatacttaTTTATTATTGCAGATAAGAGTCTCTAACATCATCATTAATTTCctatattttcttatttcatttttgcaaaTGCGAGTTCTTAATCTTATGAATTCTGTTCgactgattttaaatattttttttaattcgaatAATTTGAGCTTAGACCCGAAATACCAGTATTCTCTAAAAAATACATTCATGGATGTTTGAAATAGCAGGTCTTTATCGAACATTGGCTGCTGTTTACCGCAAACTTAAAATGTTTCTAATAATGTCAATGTATttcaatatataaacaattaaacctTTATGTTAAGAAGAATATGGTAATCTTGAAATGTGGTAAAATCAATATTCGTATCGTTGAAATAAGAATAAGGAATATTTTAAAGGCATTTTTGACCCCCAGCAATCGTCTTCAGAGAAGGTATCAATGTTTACCATATATGGTGAGCGCTTGAATTGCTCTTTCTATATCGTTTCCATATCGCGTAATGCAACTGATGTTGGGATCAATAAACAGAATCTAATGCACCAATGCTAATAGAAAATACAATGCAGAAATACAGAAACCAGCATCCAACGgtaattcaaatttcataaatcgtttatttatttattttatctaaGTATTATGAAAAATTACACTGAGCAAATTATTTAAgcaaagcttttaaaaaaaaacccataattatataaatattgatagTACACAAGGTTCGAGCTATAGTTTATATAACGCGAGGGTCACACCAGATTGGCCGTCTGTGGGATAGATAAGAATCAAAGCCAGAAGAGACGGTCCAATAACTGGTGTAACGAACAGATGTTGGATTTCTCGTATTCTGAATATGGGAACGCAAAGGGCACTACATTGAGCGGAGGTACATATGTGTAGAAACAGGGCTTTATACTTTGTATTTAAGCTTCACATTAAAATGTTAAGCAGTCCAATAAAACTTCTTTAATTTGCGCCGAAATAAAATTCACCTCTCCGTATAATTTGCAAACTATTGCAATGTTCTGATAAGAAGTTAAGGGTAATAATTTAAGGGGAAAAAATTGGGTAGAGTAATTGGTAGTGTGTAAGTTTACCATAAAGTTTTGTTTAGTCTGCCATTTTATCAAAATGACATAGATGGCAGAAATTGTCGTCCGTGCACTTTAACCAACATTAAATTGTTCAAATGTTGGTGAGCCCTAGTGAAAATAAACTTTTCTAACTTAATGTAGTTATCCTTAAACCAAAACGATTTCTGCTCAAGAAATATAAATGACAGTTATAAAAAGTTGTTTTCTATTCCCAGTCATCATAATTTTTATGCAACGATTTACTGAATTTATGAATTTAGTTAATTTCTATTTCATGCAGAGGGAAATACACGACAAAAGACCGATTCATAGTGGTACATAAATCGAAGCTGGAAATCGTCCTTTGTTAAATGGTATTACCAGagatcaaaatgaatattaagttATCAAGTGCAGttttaaatttgatgttttCGCCCAGATGGGAATAGAGACTTTCTCAATCATACAACGATGCTTTAAGGAAGTTGTCtacattatgtaaatatttctcatatttcaaattcaatgtGAAAGCATCGTTCTATCTATCTAATTATCTATATTtatgtgtgcattttttattcCTTATCTGAAATAAGGCGTATAATTATTTGTTCAAGTCAATTGTCTTATCTGACTTTCCTTGTATTTGAAAGGATAGACAAGTGAAGAAACAAAGTCAACCCAActaatttacatatttaaatacGGCTGTGTTAAACCACAATCACAATACTACTTCTAGCAGACCATACTGCCACCGCATTGTGAATCTCTTAGGGACCCCCATTTGATAGGTTTCACATGGAGTGTTATTCGGTCAACAGTACTATCATGACAGTTTCCGTTCACCCATAGAAAACATTATCTTGATCTCAATATTCATGATATGATCTTGTTCTCAATCTTTTACTTTCAGACGTATTATCATAAAACTACTCCGGACTGATCAGTTTACTTAACTAACCTGCAGTAGATCAGATGTTCAAAAATATACCTGTTTTATTTGTGGATAAATTTTTTGGGATTATAATACCGCCATTCATTCAGTTTAAACCCCCGAATTTTATGACGTACATTTATTACCATGACCTTTCTCGCTTACGTCGAAATCCCCGAACAATAGTTGATTGAGCATTTAAAAACCCTCAATGAACTTGTGGGGTTATTTAAAACTGGATAAACTCTATATTAACCCGGTGTCCCCGGTCGTTTGATTATAAAACCTTCGTCGTACCATCCGTGTGTATTGAATAATAAATGAACAAATACGGTAAATGCACCAAACAACGCAAACGTTACgcatattttgatcaaaataaGTAGATAAACAGGATAAGCTTCCCTGGACATTGTCCAAAATCTGGACATAACACAAATATATACGTAACGTATCATAGCAAAGCTAGTGACCTCAGAGcgtcctctctctctctctctctctctctctctctctctctctctctctctctctcatccttttAAACAATCTGGTAGATAAGACATTCATGCAGTAAATGTTCAAAGCAATCGGTTTGTCATTTgctgtataataaaataatcaaatgagATTGTTATTTAAAAGGCAATGTCATTGCAACAAAAAAATCGTAAAGATTTAACCAAGTTGAATGCGAGGTACCACTCGGTGCCCGTCACAAAACAGTGTCTTGGCGGGCACTTTGTGTCagtgtaaatgaaaaattagaGTTGCAAATACTTctttaagaacaaaaaaaaaaaaacgtagcTTGGAGGTTTTAAAGATAAGATTGAGTGCttacacacacatacacacgtgaatttttatttatataattttttaagctGTACATTTTATGTCGTAATACATCACGTCGTCTTGCGGCCCAGTTgttaaaatatctctctctctctctctctctctctctctctctctctctctctctctcaatcatAAGTAACAACTTGACCTTCCAAGCAACTCCCAGACtcttgatattttttctcttttttgtaatttctcTGAAGACGTTTTGCCTCTGGCAatattatgatatataaaaCCGCTTATGAATAATTCTTTGGATCATTCCGACACTTAAAAATTACAAGCTCTTCTCTATTTACAATGTATGTAAACACTGGTTGTGGCGGAAATAAAAATGGGGGTTCCCCAATGGTAAATAAGTCACACTCACTTGAATACAATACAGGTTTATTTTACGTGGACATATAAATAACTTGAGGAAGATTAACGATGCTATATAGGAATTTCCATCGTAcgacttttaaaacaataatttaagcCTTGTTCTTTATAAAGCTAGCATGAAGAGGCGTTTCAATGCACTATACCCATAAAGGAGTTATTTTGATACCGACCATATATGGATGATTCGAAACATATGTATCCTAATGAATTATTAGTTTTCGAATCCAATTATTTACACTGAAATTCAAATTGTGCATGAGTAAATCTAAAGATTTAAGTTAGTTTTAGtgatatataaatcattttcatcCGAAATCAGAAACACAGACCATGTATAAGAAGTAGTTGGAATGTTTGTGTTCTTCAATAcaaatgtatacacatgtagatattttatgCTATCGTTTCCAAAGACCAAAATTCACAATGATAGAAACTATTGCAAATGATCAGAAGGCGTATTTTAAATTATCATGTGTAGAAGGGGGTCTATAAGTGACACAAACAGAGAGTTGATTCCAGCCTCAAGTTAATTGTCGAGTCTGAGATTGACGATGTTGTATCGTTtatagcaaaaaaaaacaaccagtCATTCCAGGTGTGTAAGAAACAATTGAAGTGTGTAAGTATATGGAGGAGATGATTTTACACTTTTGCTGATCAGAACAAGACTCCTGTTTACTATGCAGTACATTAATTTCACCACAGAAAGTGACAAGTGTCGTCAAAGAACAAGGTAGAGCGGCTGACAGAAGTTGA is part of the Crassostrea angulata isolate pt1a10 chromosome 3, ASM2561291v2, whole genome shotgun sequence genome and encodes:
- the LOC128176670 gene encoding neuronal PAS domain-containing protein 4-like gives rise to the protein MAPSPVEELALLDLERSNKGASKQRRDQINNEIGTLRDLLPLPESARQRLSQLQIMSLSCVFIRKCNILQKLFNATPGTSSDSPCDFSQSLTGFLLVTTREGKLVYISENVTEYLGHSMVDMKTQGDSLFDIVDKRDHGTVRAQLLHGAGEVDPDKEVAFFCRMNMSRTLKRQAGFGDVKVMHVKGHFATVPGQEPGTEQQVFMALCSPLITPDIKESLIQNNTMVFKSVHQLDMNFIELTENGEYHLGVKNEDICSKSWYSYLHPEDIYEAREKHVQLIKSRHEMGCMMTVRMITASGEIIWVNIVMHVRQALLSNSDDPVILCINQVISEKEAYQFKVQGQLFALYAARSPDFFFGTAFCAPITPAMENVMSPSSGILPPPFFSRQQPFDNALTAQTAPYMQNPVAANQSTMFMKNGYQPNVGRQGHTDTLKALKRKIQENYTCKPPVKVPRMVNGLAHRNTFSPPQDTTPLPPSFESNLYRNTFGPHVGGGDHRGIGQGPMQVMYAHNLSTVMMSPKEKSYMPDVFSPKPMYEEKRLEQVVPDVSIPPCYLTPEPSPVSSPEPPKKCEPVRTVKETKLIDPLLIAKHLCALKQRQLNPNASMNPNGEQRKLLPSLDVDYVDSFFNEIDNVSLTREEEILLLQKIAREKITIKEEPIEHEACKENHEPLTNDFDIEEFLQFTEKPKDETVQVKVESRSDDQQVMSFENSPSPSSPYSTISAADDKFNSDDFSSFALTPESGFESDSLDDVLETDCWDLESVKMDLSMTSTPPNHPAFRMTPDVHPEPELYQLKQLISSCTPSGMQDFTEDSQ